TGAGCCATCGTTCACGAGTGttcttgagagagagagagagagagagagagagagagagagagagagagagagagacagagacagagacagacagagacagacagacagacagagagagagcgATAATATTAATCAGCAAAGCGTACCCTCCGCATTGAGCGAGTTGGGTttacaattatgataatttgaacatttttgcattgcGAACATTGTTATTTGTTATTTGTTGCAGATGAgcctacatttgcagattaaacccacattacttcaccattaaATTATcgcaaaatagttccaatcgtgttatatgctTATGCCTATGTAATTAGCTGATGTTTCTTCTGAAATCGATTTGCTTCCTTTGTAAAGATCAATCGTGTACTGATGATGCTGTTCGTCTACTTTTTTACATgattttctgtttctgtttctTTGTAATGTTTGAAAGTGATAATATTTATTCGATGGCAATTTTAACGAACAAGATAATTCACGTGTCCACTATTTACACTCCCAGGCTTACCTCATCTTCCGTCAGCACTCCAACGATATAAGGTGAAACGAAACCTGGTATGGAGCCGACTGTGTTGGTAATGCCGTAGAGAATTCCTGCAAATCTCGGTGCGATTTCCACGTGGCTTACTTTAAACCCGGGCGTTGCACACGCCCCGAATGCGGCTGATATCACGATGAGGAAGATAGCCAGAGCTTGGTTGCAGCCAATGAACCCAGCAGCGACCAGGAAAGCAGCAGGAAAATGCATACCTGATGTCGGAATGGTATCATATATGCCCTATGCGTTAGTTACTAGCCATAGAAATGTGTTTACAAATTATTTCCTACCTTTAGTTAATATGTATGATATGACGAactatatcataccagtatattaatGGTGTAAATACAGCGAtccgattggtcgagacgcgaaaagaaccgtggtacaTTGCCGATATACCACAGATAgcacacgcgcgagctctcagctttaGGAAAAATCCGTTGTTGacattccacgccagaatttcaatatactgttatgataatagcaataaattacACCAAGCGAAGGTACACCACTCGATTTTAACCAGTTCActacatatatgcactcgctatcgctattgcatatatgtcgtgaactggtcaaaatctcgtggtataccgtcgtttggtgtggtttattgcttaattaaacAAGAACGTTATCGTTTTATTGTTTCAATTTGATACCTACGATATTATTGTTACGACAACGATGGAAAGCCAATTAACATCTGCCTTTTACTGTTGTACGTCAAATTCTTCACATTACTGTAAAATGCTACGAATAGCGCCCTTTCATTGTCAAGAGGTGAACAGTATATAATAAAGTAGTGCACATATGTTTCTACTTGTGAGCATATCAAGGTAATAAGTATTGTGCAAGCCTGTGTATTCCATTGATTTTTAATCGTTTCAAGTGACCTGTACATTTTCTTGACTTCAGTAGCACTGTTTTCAACCAATTAAGCTGATTCTGTGGTAACTTACCGAAAACAGTGAGCATTCGTCTGACAGCAATTGTAGACATGATTTTGTGCCTTCTTAACAAATCTGCAACCCAACCTGACAGAATAGTGAACACCAATATGCCCAGGTTTGGTAGGGCAGCAATGAAGCCAGTCTGTCCATCAAAATAAAAGGGAAAAGCCATAACGTCCTGGCACCATGTATTGCACATTACGAAAGAGTTTCAGAGAAATCATGTTTTAGTATAATTTCAGTATATGTTTGATATGTAGCTATGACCTTACGTTAAATTACCAAATTAAATAGGAGAATTGTAAACCAATAAAATTCATGTGCATACTGAGCAAGTGGATTTAAAACAGTAGTTCTCAGCGCATTTCTTTGGTTACCCTAAAATAAAGGGAAATAGTATGCGAGTCCTACTTGGTTGATCCCATTAGTCAAAAGCATTATGTACTAACCGCGGACAGATCAAATCCAAGGATTTGATCGATGTAAATTGGCAAGCTGGTCAGTAGCGTGTAGAATCCCCAATTACTGCAGAAATGACCTATCACCAAACCCCACAACGGTACTGACAACCATATGGCTTTCCACGGAGTTCGTTTATCCTGTGACAACAAAGTAAATATTATCTCAGAGCTGAGAACCAAAGCGATTTTTGAATTCAATTTATATTGCGGCACTTTACCTAAAAAGAGATCACtacaaccatagaccctcgagaaaaacgggattttctcgagggtctatgctaaaacatatatttttataatattttgacaAGTGGTTGCCAGATCTTCAAAGATACATGAAAAACAGCCAAATAAAATATGGGTGCGAGAAAAAGCCTTCCGACAAAGTGACCTTCTCATTGTACTTATGGTTTAGAATCAAAAGACAAAGAATCTTGGTTGTCTTGTCAGTCTGCAGAGACCAGTGCCGAATGTTGCACAATTATACGAAACAAGCAATTACTGAATGTTGCTAATGAAGAGGTATAAGTTCGACGTTTCACAAAATATCGTACTTCACACTGTTCTGGTAGTGACtcaaaattctctctctctctctctctctctctctctctctctctctctctctctctccacgtGTCAAATATTTACCGTCTCATCTGAACTTGGCCCAATGGAACTCTTTATATATAGTTTCTCTTTCTCGGTTATTCTCGGATGTGTGTCTGGCGTATTGTGGATGATCAAAACCCAGCAAATCGACCATGCGATTCCAAAGCTGCCTGGCAAAAAGAATGTTACTATACCAATTAGAATATGAAGCGATAGTATTTTATAATCCCAATCgatgaaataaaatgtactACACTCGAACGATGGCAGAATTCGATCACATACCTGTTATGTAGAAGATGTATGGCCAGCCGAGTGTATCTGCTATTATGCCTGATATGGCGCTCACCAAGATAGAGCCGACACTTGTGCCTGATCACAAAGTAGTATTCGTTAATCGGTTTGATATCATCATTAATCATCTTTTCAGATGTTGTGTCTTGTTTACATAAGCAGAAGAGCACGGAAAGCCCTTAGCTTGCCTTACAAACTAACCTTTCTTAGTGCCCGTCCAAAGAATAAAAACAGAAGACTTACagtcaatttcaaaatagcttggaattacaacgtgctaggacgataagaaaaacgtttctggctATAGAAAATGACGCCACCTGCTTCCATTACAAACGTTTTACTTCGACAAAGTTTGCAACAATTTTATCCGATACGACGTTCACTGTGCCGCAGTCAACATCGTCAGTGTTGCCGCGCTTCAATGGAAAAACCCACCCGTACACACTGTTTGAACATTCTTGTATtgcctttatcacatttccCGTCGATGAAACTGCAAAGAACTCTAACGGTAGGTTTTTTCTCGGTACAGAGTGTACGGGTCGGTACAACGATTGGTGTTTTCTACACTCAACGTGTTCTGTGAGTGAGAACAGtggacgtcgtattgggttaaattgatgcaaaatctatcaaaggagaacgtttgcaatggatgcagttggagttattttctatcgccagagaatgtttttctaatcaccctagcacgttgtaattcaaagctattttgaaattcactgtaaatttaaactctAAAAACTGAACGCGTAAGATGGTCAAAGAAAACACCCGTTGAAAATCTTTTTGGACTACTCAGTGCCCCTATAATTGACAGACTGCACACACAAAAGTTACGAATTATTTATTGTGGCACAAAAATTGACGCGATAAACAGATATTATCAAAACTGTTCGACATCAGTGTGTACTAAAACTACATCCAAATTCCTCTTCTGGCACATGTTATCATGCTCATTGGTGGCTGTCTTGATAAAATAACGTAACATTCATTCGAAAGAAGTGAACTGAACTGGGGCATACCTGAACCCGAGAAGGACATTAGCTCACTACGTTCCAGAGGCGGCGCCCACATCCCCCACATTCCATGATGAACAGGAAAAACAACACCCTGCGTACGCAGGATGGGAATAAAATGTTTAGATATTGGTGTAATGCAAACTCTTATCAAGAACGTAATGATAAGGGACATACATGACTTGAAAAAATGGTTGTATAAGAAATTGCTTCATCATAGATTGGAAAGCCATGGCCTCATAGTGTTAGAACCGACATTAATAGTAACAGAGAGAGGGTGATTTCCCATTGCGACATGTGATGTTTTCCATGTTTGTATTTTCGCTTAGCTCAAACTGTAAATGTGCAACTTTTACATTTAAACAGAATTTTTAGATTGAAGTCAGGCAAGTTCACATCTCACCTGCACAAAACCCGTGAGAAAACGAAGCGTGAACAGAACCCAAAAGTCCAGATAGGCAGCTGGAGGGGTAACGATTGCAAACAAAGATGCTAGAAACACGCTAGTTCCGAACATCACGCGTCCTCCAATCCGCTTTTCCATCCAACCTCCGATAATCTGTGGGACGGCGTACCCATAGTAGTAAGCCCCTAAAAGGACACCTCGCAATGAAGAGCTCCAAAAGAATTCACCCTTCTGCAAACACGAAAACTTGAATGAGTTGTATGTTTTTGCCATTCAAATGAAGTTGAATGAGACatttagtatgtatgtatgtatgtatgtatgtatgtatgtatgtatgtatgtatgtatgtatgtatgtatgtatgtatgtatgtatgtatgtatgtatgtaaaagttaaaatgatCATTTTATTGTAAACTACCCTTCGTCTTTCTTGtctgataatattttcactgaTATGTGATGTGCATCTTGTGATACAGCACATTTCACGGTGTctcaaaataaaacatttccgTCACATATAACTCTGTTTCCGTCCGTTTAAGTGATCATACATAttgattgtatgtatgtatgtatgtatgtatgtatgtatgtatatgtatgtatgtatgtatgtatgtatgtatgtatgtatgtatgtatgtatgtatgtatgtatgtatgtatgtatgcgacGTATGTGACTTATGTGACAATATCTATCCCTCTAGCTAGCTAGCTCTCTATAGCTATGTGCCTGTCTATCGTAGATCTTTCTGTCTCTCCGGCTATCGATATATGTGTGAACGTTGACGTGTATATTTATTTCCGTGCAAACTATTATGGGTTATGTTAACATATTAAACGAGGTGATTCACTGCTATGCTAACGTAACTTCGTGGATCGGGGAAATTCACAAAGTACTGATAGAAACTAAAACACCAACCTGGTCTACCAGTTCAACCGTGGTATTACCGTCAGTACACTCATCGTCATACCTGTCCGCGACTTCTCCTGTTGTGTTTACCATGGCAACGATAGCTACACTGATATTGTTTCGGAGCACATACACATTGACCATGCCAAGGAACATCCATAGTGCCAGTACATAGCGGGCTGGTATGTGATCTAAACACTGCAAGCAAACGTTTTCCAAAAGAATATATTTGTTTGTCCGGTCAGGTATGTTCTGAACATTATGATGTTCCTTGCAGAAAAATATACCCTTTGAATGCAAGCTGACCTTTTCTGCGTGaatattgcaaatttggttactGTCAGAAAATAATATGGATTCGGGTGCTAAAGATGAAGATATTAGCGTGTATTGTATTGATAATCCGTGGACACTCTACAGCGAGGTCTCGTATTTCACGGTTTATGTAAATAAACTGTCATATTTTATTGCCTATGCAAAGTCCAACACAACATACCCTATAAACACTTGACAAGTTTTCTAAATATCTGACATTCAGGATTCTTTGAGAAAAACAACGATGTAAAAGAGGCTAATGGTCAAGTTGTTGTGCTTTCGAAATATTCCAAGTTATAGTTGATGAAACACTTCTCGCTGAGAACAAGTAAGAGAAATTAACTGACATCAATATATAGCAGAATATGCCGTTAGAACGCAGTGTCTGATGCAAGCAATTTTGGGATAAAAAAGCAATTCACAACATGTAACCATGGAGGCACTGAGGAAGCAGCATTACAACGTCAAGCATCCATCATTTGCTTACAGGAGTCTCGGAAGTGAAGAAACTCTGTGTGGTAATATCGGGTTATGCTCATGACAGATATCAAGATATATTAAAATAGGTCAAGAATCAGTTTAACATCAGATAAAGTGAGGAAAGTCTATACAGGAACGTCTGAGACAACATGTCTACACAAGAATCAGACTGCAACTGCACACAAAGGTTCTATCTCATATTGCTGAGATATGTAAACATAAGTAAAAGGTCAAGCAAACCTTGGGGCGAAAATGTTGCACCCGTGCGAGTGTATCAATTACTGACAATACAGCCATTTGACTACAATGGATTATGCGCATAAATTATGAAGGTCGTCTAACAGGGCCAGTAGCTATAATGTTTGATGATTTTCGAATCTTGTTTCGAATGTTTGTTgtgtatcaactgcagtttctttcGCTACTCCAATAAGTATATAGGGCTATATAGTATCTAACTTGCTAGTGCAAGTATAGACTGCATTGATTGACAAGCCAATAGTGAGTGTTACGGTTCTTTTGGGAATAGGACAGGAACTTGctattgaaaatacaaattagtGAAAATATCA
This DNA window, taken from Ptychodera flava strain L36383 chromosome 4, AS_Pfla_20210202, whole genome shotgun sequence, encodes the following:
- the LOC139131459 gene encoding sialin-like — translated: MGSSCRKCLDHIPARYVLALWMFLGMVNVYVLRNNISVAIVAMVNTTGEVADRYDDECTDGNTTVELVDQKGEFFWSSSLRGVLLGAYYYGYAVPQIIGGWMEKRIGGRVMFGTSVFLASLFAIVTPPAAYLDFWVLFTLRFLTGFVQGVVFPVHHGMWGMWAPPLERSELMSFSGSGTSVGSILVSAISGIIADTLGWPYIFYITGSFGIAWSICWVLIIHNTPDTHPRITEKEKLYIKSSIGPSSDETDKRTPWKAIWLSVPLWGLVIGHFCSNWGFYTLLTSLPIYIDQILGFDLSATGFIAALPNLGILVFTILSGWVADLLRRHKIMSTIAVRRMLTVFGMHFPAAFLVAAGFIGCNQALAIFLIVISAAFGACATPGFKVSHVEIAPRFAGILYGITNTVGSIPGFVSPYIVGVLTEDENTRERWLIVFVISAVIYVIGGTVVLFTLKTEEQDWAKEEKKIIDTSDVNKNVDDKGIDNTEAIELEEKVN